Proteins encoded within one genomic window of Oscillatoria salina IIICB1:
- a CDS encoding Uma2 family endonuclease, giving the protein MVQTPAKPETETLLLNLPKTLNLYVTLEQFTALAACNRELQLERTAKGELIVNPPTGWETGKRNWSISGELYLWWRNAGEPGEAFDSSTGFTLPNNANRSPDACWISQERWDALTDEQKDTFPHICPDFVVELRSASDKLKSLQEKMQEYLDNGARLGWLIDPQNRTVAVYRVGLEGEILSNPTELSGEEILPGFVLNLRRVWG; this is encoded by the coding sequence ATGGTACAAACACCCGCCAAACCGGAAACCGAAACACTATTACTGAATTTACCCAAAACCCTGAATCTCTACGTCACCCTAGAACAGTTTACAGCTCTGGCAGCCTGCAATCGAGAATTACAACTAGAAAGAACGGCAAAAGGAGAGTTAATTGTGAACCCACCCACAGGTTGGGAGACTGGAAAACGAAATTGGAGCATTTCTGGCGAATTGTATTTATGGTGGCGAAATGCGGGTGAACCCGGAGAGGCATTTGACTCTTCAACTGGGTTCACTTTACCCAATAATGCAAATCGTTCTCCCGATGCTTGTTGGATTAGTCAAGAGCGTTGGGATGCACTGACGGATGAACAAAAAGATACATTTCCTCATATTTGCCCGGATTTTGTGGTGGAGTTACGCTCTGCTTCTGATAAGCTTAAATCTTTACAAGAAAAAATGCAAGAGTATCTGGATAATGGGGCGAGATTGGGGTGGTTAATCGACCCGCAAAATCGCACCGTGGCAGTTTATCGAGTGGGTTTAGAAGGAGAAATATTGTCCAATCCGACGGAGTTATCCGGTGAAGAAATCTTACCCGGTTTTGTGTTGAATTTGCGTCGAGTGTGGGGTTAG
- a CDS encoding CHAT domain-containing protein, protein MNKILALSISILILGISGQIKPASAKNNSIFLLAQTTNLEAEAQQLYQQGKYQASIELLEQAIANYAAQGDNYRQATALRNLALVNLKIGEWEKTSNNIISALDILNNLSETKQNQQLKAATFDIKGQLELTIGQPELALETWKQAAEIYRNFDLLSDLTKSKINQAQALQALGLYATALTNLNEIRETLQAEPDSLIKAKALQSLGDVLRGVGQLQLSQELLQSSLEIAENLGASEQIAISLISLGNTTRLLQETDTASLLYQRVIEETFSPELQTQAQLNQLNLLIDQKDYDRAIKLIPSIDNLLTQLPQSQTKVYARINFAESLTKLRKDVKNKQNLPSAISASGISKILATAIQEARNLGDRRAESSGLGNLGKLYQQNQQWDEAKEITEQALILAQGINAPDLAYQWQWQLGKILAVKKERKGAINAYSQAVDNLKALRSDIVAISSEVQYDFRESVEPVYRELVSLLLQPNQPGENPTQENLKQAREIIESLQLAELDNFFRDACLDAQPVTIDQLDRKAAIFYPIILADRLEVILALPDRPLISYTTNLPKAEIEATIQEMFQALTNPRERRFIENFLEPSQKVYNWLIRPIEKELKSSDIETIVLVPDGRFRNIPIATLHDGEKYLAETYSVATAPSLQLVDPKPLAREKIQVLSGGLSEARQGFAPLPGVADELAKIQSQVPTEILINESFTEPNVNQQVTEKAYPVVHLATHGEFSSQVENTFVLTWNEKINIEDLRNLLKSDTKQIRPIELLVLSACQTAAGDDRAALGLAGVAVRAGARSTVASLWYVSDEGTSLLMTNFYRELTNPEISKAEALRRAQVQVLAEEKFAHPYFWSAFVLVGNWL, encoded by the coding sequence ATGAACAAAATATTAGCCTTATCAATTAGTATTTTAATTTTAGGCATTTCTGGGCAAATTAAACCAGCTTCAGCCAAGAATAACTCAATTTTTTTATTAGCACAAACCACTAATTTAGAAGCCGAAGCCCAACAACTTTATCAACAGGGGAAATATCAAGCTAGTATTGAATTATTAGAGCAAGCAATTGCTAATTACGCCGCCCAAGGAGATAATTATCGTCAAGCGACTGCCTTAAGAAATCTCGCTTTAGTTAACTTGAAAATAGGTGAATGGGAAAAAACTAGTAATAATATAATCTCTGCTTTAGATATTTTAAATAATCTTTCTGAAACCAAACAAAATCAGCAATTAAAAGCTGCTACCTTTGATATTAAAGGTCAGCTAGAATTAACTATCGGTCAACCAGAACTTGCTTTAGAAACTTGGAAACAAGCCGCAGAAATCTATCGAAATTTCGATCTTCTTAGCGATTTAACGAAAAGTAAAATTAATCAAGCACAAGCTTTACAAGCACTAGGTTTATATGCTACAGCACTAACAAATTTAAACGAAATTCGAGAAACCTTACAAGCCGAACCAGACAGCTTAATTAAAGCCAAAGCCTTACAAAGTTTGGGTGATGTTCTCCGTGGCGTTGGACAGTTACAATTATCTCAAGAATTGCTCCAATCGAGTTTAGAAATAGCCGAAAACTTAGGCGCATCCGAACAAATTGCTATTTCTTTAATTAGCCTAGGAAATACCACCCGCTTACTTCAAGAAACAGACACAGCAAGTTTATTGTATCAGCGCGTCATCGAAGAAACATTTTCCCCAGAATTACAAACCCAAGCCCAACTAAATCAACTTAATCTGTTAATAGACCAAAAAGATTACGATCGAGCAATTAAATTAATTCCATCAATTGATAACTTATTAACTCAATTACCGCAATCTCAAACCAAAGTTTACGCTCGAATTAATTTCGCCGAAAGCTTGACAAAATTGAGAAAAGATGTTAAAAACAAACAGAATTTACCAAGCGCAATTTCTGCTTCAGGAATTAGTAAAATCCTCGCTACAGCGATTCAAGAAGCAAGAAATTTAGGCGATCGCAGAGCAGAATCTTCTGGCTTAGGAAACCTAGGTAAATTATACCAACAAAACCAACAATGGGACGAAGCCAAAGAAATAACCGAACAAGCGTTAATTTTAGCCCAAGGAATCAACGCACCCGATCTAGCATATCAATGGCAATGGCAACTAGGGAAAATTTTAGCAGTAAAAAAAGAGAGAAAAGGCGCTATAAATGCTTACTCCCAAGCAGTAGACAACCTGAAAGCTTTGCGTAGCGATATAGTAGCAATCAGTTCCGAAGTTCAATATGATTTCCGTGAAAGTGTAGAACCAGTCTATCGCGAATTAGTCTCCTTACTTTTGCAACCCAATCAACCAGGAGAAAATCCTACCCAAGAAAACCTTAAACAAGCGCGAGAAATCATCGAATCTCTACAACTAGCCGAACTAGATAACTTTTTTCGCGACGCTTGTTTAGACGCACAACCAGTTACAATTGACCAATTAGATCGCAAAGCAGCTATCTTTTACCCCATCATTTTAGCAGATCGCCTCGAAGTAATTTTAGCCTTACCAGATCGACCTTTAATTAGCTATACAACCAACTTACCAAAAGCCGAAATAGAAGCAACTATTCAAGAAATGTTTCAAGCGCTAACAAATCCTAGAGAGCGCCGTTTTATCGAGAATTTCTTGGAACCTTCCCAAAAAGTTTATAATTGGCTAATTCGCCCTATAGAAAAAGAACTCAAATCTAGCGATATTGAAACCATCGTGTTAGTTCCTGATGGCAGATTTCGTAATATTCCCATTGCTACCCTTCATGATGGGGAAAAGTACCTTGCCGAAACTTACAGCGTCGCTACTGCTCCTAGTTTACAATTAGTAGACCCCAAACCCTTAGCAAGAGAAAAAATTCAAGTTTTGAGCGGTGGATTAAGCGAAGCGCGTCAAGGATTTGCTCCTCTTCCCGGAGTAGCAGATGAATTAGCAAAAATTCAATCTCAAGTACCCACTGAAATTTTAATCAACGAGTCTTTTACCGAACCAAATGTTAACCAACAAGTAACAGAAAAAGCTTATCCAGTAGTTCACCTAGCAACTCATGGCGAATTTAGTTCTCAAGTAGAAAATACCTTTGTTTTGACTTGGAATGAGAAAATTAATATCGAAGATTTACGCAATTTGCTCAAATCTGATACCAAACAAATTCGCCCCATTGAATTATTGGTTTTGAGTGCGTGTCAAACCGCAGCCGGAGACGATCGCGCTGCACTCGGATTAGCTGGTGTCGCTGTTAGAGCAGGCGCACGTAGCACTGTAGCTAGTTTATGGTATGTTAGTGACGAAGGAACTTCTTTGTTAATGACTAATTTTTACCGGGAATTAACGAATCCAGAAATTAGTAAAGCTGAAGCTTTACGCCGCGCTCAAGTTCAAGTTTTAGCAGAGGAAAAATTTGCTCATCCTTATTTTTGGTCAGCATTTGTTTTAGTTGGTAACTGGTTGTAA